In Blastopirellula sp. J2-11, a single genomic region encodes these proteins:
- a CDS encoding FHA domain-containing protein: MALVTLRIIDGADRGSVFDQLETPVTIGREEGNTLQLKDERVSRFHIKIQEDHGKVVLADLESTNGTRVNGEDIHLRILRYGDMIHVGRSVILYGSEDEIADRLAQLRVQRQKERGEEEQTQGPQSPSDSASSLEFELNWNNQEEDLQAAIYSLEPPELPERLSPAQAAQLAELLEYVHIRIRHLLLSVEVNEAAEKVALDTREWQNLLDLQARISVLLRRIGDPGE; the protein is encoded by the coding sequence ATGGCGCTGGTTACATTACGCATCATCGACGGCGCGGACCGCGGTTCGGTGTTTGATCAACTGGAAACTCCGGTAACCATCGGCCGAGAAGAGGGGAATACCCTCCAGTTGAAGGACGAACGGGTCAGCCGGTTCCACATCAAAATTCAGGAAGATCACGGCAAAGTGGTCCTAGCCGATCTCGAAAGCACCAACGGCACTCGGGTCAACGGCGAAGATATTCACCTCCGTATTCTGCGATACGGCGACATGATTCATGTCGGCCGTTCGGTCATCCTGTACGGCTCCGAAGACGAAATCGCCGATCGACTTGCCCAGTTGCGGGTGCAACGGCAAAAAGAACGAGGCGAAGAAGAGCAGACGCAAGGTCCGCAATCCCCCAGCGACAGCGCGTCTTCCCTCGAATTTGAGCTGAATTGGAACAACCAGGAAGAAGATCTGCAGGCCGCGATCTACTCGCTGGAACCGCCGGAGTTGCCGGAGCGTCTTAGTCCGGCTCAAGCGGCGCAGTTGGCCGAGCTGTTAGAGTACGTCCACATTCGCATCCGCCATCTGCTGCTCTCGGTCGAAGTGAACGAAGCGGCCGAGAAGGTAGCGCTGGATACGCGTGAATGGCAAAACCTACTCGACCTGCAGGCCCGCATCTCGGTCCTCCTCCGCCGTATCGGCGATCCTGGCGAGTAG
- a CDS encoding response regulator has product MQGRPIKVLLVEDNAAHAKLVMRSFREHAVANEIVHVDNGESALEYMFQIGQYQNVDTLPDLVLLDLRLPKYDGLHVLNEIKKNPSTASIPVVVLTTSDAEADVNQAYGHHVNSYLVKPIDFVEFSKMLSDLGFYWLVWNEPPKRR; this is encoded by the coding sequence ATGCAAGGACGACCCATTAAAGTATTGTTGGTCGAAGACAACGCCGCGCACGCGAAGCTTGTCATGCGGAGCTTTCGCGAGCATGCCGTCGCCAACGAGATCGTCCATGTCGACAACGGCGAGTCGGCCTTGGAGTACATGTTTCAAATCGGCCAATATCAAAACGTCGATACGCTTCCTGATCTGGTTCTGCTTGATTTACGCCTGCCGAAATATGACGGCCTACACGTTTTAAACGAGATCAAAAAAAATCCTTCGACCGCCAGCATTCCGGTCGTGGTATTGACGACCAGCGACGCGGAGGCCGACGTCAATCAGGCCTATGGCCACCATGTAAACAGCTACTTAGTGAAACCAATCGACTTTGTCGAGTTCTCCAAAATGTTGAGTGATCTCGGTTTCTATTGGTTGGTTTGGAACGAACCGCCCAAACGGCGTTAG
- a CDS encoding amidohydrolase family protein, protein MRIWGVMLALAMMAGSLYGGDSSAIVYRGAKILTAASQTYSPGALVVSGGTIVAVGDSQRIKTPQDATEIDLTGQVIIPGLVDTHSHIGLFGRPGGGNDANEVSGPVQSIVRALDSLNPFDPGIRIAQSGGVTTANIMPGSANVIGGQTIYIKLSGHSPTAMSLATPENLGGLKMANGDNPKGVYGGRGQAPATRMKVASLQRSEFLKAKQYREKWSKYREKLAAGETPDPPTVDLAMEPLLEVLDGRRTVHFHTHRADDILTTLRLKEEFGFDLVIQHGTEAFKVIDQIAKSGAIVSHTIVDSPGGKPETVEWYDETAAMLNEAGVKVVINTDDPVTDSRFLLRTAATAIRGGLPEETALRALTLHAAQAMHLEDKIGSLEKGKDADFVVLSGDPFSIYTRVLQTYIDGECVFDLNDAEEQRYQVGGFALAGSTEVPFYEPIAPPTTAFAAPKLPKDAKRPDKDATEFVVVAGLVHTVSGKAIKNGVVHVKAGKLEHVGPRKGFKFPKNVAVIEANAITPGLIDAYSSVPLSGMVNIDADQEANEKGGASHPDVRATDGFNPSEPLLRHLLANGITLVHSCPGRRNVIAGQSGLFRTYGTDVQEMTVRFPQAMVFNIGNSAKGHGGGDTRMGVAAGIRKTLSDAGNYRRDRQKKIDKGESVDPDLAKDPLADLLDKKLPALFVADRADDLQTALRLADEFHFDLQFGLATEAYRVADAIKAAGVPILVHPTQQKNGDLSKINTLTTNAAYLAEQEILLAMGSGFEGYVPKTFVVRLEAGLAAAHGLGFDRALKALTLDAAKILKVDDRFGSLEAGKVADIVLYDGDPLEQTTHVVAVIVDGKVVYDRATAVKIPLAERFYETLVSPPCCLTF, encoded by the coding sequence ATGCGGATTTGGGGCGTGATGCTGGCGCTAGCGATGATGGCCGGAAGCCTATACGGCGGCGATTCGTCAGCGATCGTATACCGTGGAGCCAAAATCTTGACTGCGGCCAGTCAGACCTATAGTCCCGGCGCACTCGTTGTTTCCGGCGGCACGATCGTCGCGGTGGGGGATTCCCAGCGAATTAAGACCCCTCAGGACGCTACCGAGATCGACTTGACCGGCCAAGTGATTATCCCAGGACTGGTCGACACGCATTCGCATATCGGCTTATTTGGCCGACCCGGCGGAGGGAATGACGCGAACGAGGTCTCAGGCCCGGTCCAATCGATCGTCCGTGCGCTCGATTCGCTCAACCCGTTTGATCCCGGCATTCGCATCGCCCAATCGGGCGGCGTCACCACGGCCAACATCATGCCGGGAAGCGCCAACGTGATCGGTGGGCAAACGATCTACATCAAGCTAAGCGGGCACAGTCCCACGGCGATGTCGCTAGCAACGCCCGAGAATCTGGGTGGGCTCAAAATGGCCAACGGTGACAACCCCAAGGGAGTTTACGGAGGTCGCGGGCAAGCGCCGGCGACGCGCATGAAGGTCGCTTCGTTGCAGCGGAGCGAATTTTTAAAGGCGAAGCAGTATCGCGAAAAGTGGTCGAAATATCGCGAGAAACTCGCTGCTGGCGAAACGCCTGATCCGCCAACAGTCGATCTGGCGATGGAGCCGCTGTTGGAAGTCTTGGATGGTCGCCGCACCGTTCATTTTCATACCCACCGCGCCGACGACATTCTGACGACGCTCCGCTTGAAAGAAGAATTTGGTTTCGACCTGGTTATCCAGCACGGAACCGAAGCATTCAAAGTGATCGATCAGATCGCCAAATCGGGCGCGATTGTTTCGCACACGATCGTCGATAGTCCCGGCGGCAAACCAGAAACCGTCGAGTGGTATGACGAGACGGCGGCGATGTTGAATGAGGCCGGCGTCAAAGTTGTCATCAATACCGATGACCCGGTGACCGACAGCCGCTTCTTGCTGCGAACCGCAGCTACGGCGATTCGCGGCGGACTGCCGGAAGAAACCGCGCTGCGTGCGCTGACGTTGCACGCAGCCCAAGCGATGCACTTGGAGGATAAGATCGGCAGCCTGGAAAAAGGGAAGGACGCCGACTTTGTCGTGCTGAGCGGCGATCCATTTAGTATTTATACGCGCGTGCTGCAAACCTATATCGACGGCGAGTGCGTCTTTGATCTGAATGACGCCGAAGAGCAGCGTTATCAGGTCGGCGGCTTCGCGTTGGCTGGTTCGACCGAAGTTCCTTTTTATGAGCCGATCGCTCCACCGACCACTGCTTTTGCGGCGCCCAAGCTGCCCAAAGACGCGAAACGGCCTGATAAAGACGCAACCGAGTTTGTGGTCGTCGCCGGCTTGGTGCATACCGTCTCGGGCAAAGCGATCAAGAATGGCGTCGTCCATGTGAAGGCTGGCAAGCTCGAACATGTCGGCCCACGCAAAGGGTTCAAGTTTCCCAAAAACGTCGCGGTGATCGAAGCCAATGCGATCACTCCCGGTTTGATTGACGCTTACTCTTCGGTGCCGCTGTCGGGAATGGTCAACATCGACGCCGATCAAGAAGCGAACGAAAAAGGAGGTGCGTCGCACCCGGATGTCCGCGCGACCGACGGTTTCAACCCCAGTGAACCGCTGCTGCGTCATCTGTTGGCTAACGGCATCACGCTGGTTCATTCTTGCCCTGGTCGACGGAACGTGATCGCCGGACAGTCAGGGCTGTTCCGCACGTATGGAACCGACGTCCAAGAAATGACGGTCCGCTTTCCTCAAGCGATGGTCTTCAACATTGGTAACTCCGCTAAAGGGCATGGAGGAGGCGACACGCGCATGGGCGTCGCCGCGGGAATTCGCAAAACGTTGTCGGACGCCGGCAACTATCGCCGAGATCGACAAAAAAAGATCGATAAAGGAGAGTCGGTCGATCCCGACCTAGCGAAAGATCCGCTGGCCGACCTGCTCGACAAAAAATTGCCGGCGCTATTTGTCGCCGATCGAGCTGATGACCTACAGACCGCGCTGCGATTGGCCGACGAGTTTCATTTTGATCTGCAATTTGGTCTGGCGACCGAAGCGTATCGCGTCGCCGATGCGATCAAAGCGGCCGGCGTACCGATCTTGGTTCATCCGACGCAACAGAAGAACGGCGATCTCAGCAAAATCAATACGCTGACGACAAACGCCGCTTACCTGGCGGAGCAAGAAATTCTGTTGGCGATGGGAAGCGGATTTGAAGGATACGTTCCTAAGACGTTTGTCGTTCGCCTGGAAGCAGGCCTCGCCGCCGCTCATGGACTTGGCTTTGATCGCGCCTTGAAAGCGTTGACGCTTGACGCGGCGAAGATCTTGAAGGTCGATGACCGGTTCGGAAGTCTCGAAGCGGGCAAAGTGGCCGACATCGTGCTATATGACGGCGATCCGCTGGAGCAGACGACGCATGTGGTCGCGGTGATCGTGGATGGCAAAGTGGTCTACGATCGCGCAACCGCGGTGAAGATTCCGCTGGCCGAGCGATTTTATGAAACGCTTGTTTCGCCACCCTGTTGCTTGACGTTTTAA
- a CDS encoding response regulator transcription factor has protein sequence MPSTPTVFIIDDDPAARESIGMLIDSLGLKTEQFSSAEEFLATFSADRCGCVITDVRMLGLSGVELQERLLTVGYRIPVILITAHANTQTTVRAMRNGAVTFLEKPCKEQEIVDAVNEAIGLDAKWRAEDIDKEEAEKLFQTCTEGEKDVMKLMVQGKANKVIARRLDVSLRTVEARRHNVFKKMGVDNVPDLVRLAIRLEQNIESSGGEDEEAE, from the coding sequence ATGCCCTCGACACCAACCGTGTTCATCATTGATGACGATCCAGCCGCACGCGAATCGATCGGAATGCTGATTGATTCGCTGGGATTAAAGACCGAGCAGTTTTCGTCAGCCGAAGAGTTTCTCGCCACCTTTTCCGCCGATCGGTGCGGCTGCGTCATTACCGACGTTCGCATGCTCGGTCTGAGTGGAGTGGAACTGCAAGAGCGCCTACTAACGGTCGGCTACCGGATCCCGGTCATTTTGATTACGGCGCACGCCAATACCCAAACAACGGTCCGTGCAATGCGTAACGGCGCCGTAACTTTTCTGGAAAAGCCGTGCAAAGAACAAGAAATTGTCGATGCGGTGAATGAGGCGATTGGACTCGACGCCAAATGGCGCGCCGAAGATATCGACAAGGAAGAGGCCGAAAAGCTCTTCCAAACCTGCACCGAAGGGGAAAAGGACGTCATGAAACTGATGGTCCAAGGCAAAGCGAATAAAGTGATCGCTCGCCGTTTGGATGTCAGTTTGCGAACCGTCGAAGCGCGGCGCCATAACGTCTTCAAAAAGATGGGCGTCGACAACGTCCCCGATCTGGTTCGTCTGGCGATTCGCCTAGAGCAAAATATCGAATCGAGCGGCGGTGAGGATGAAGAAGCCGAATAG
- a CDS encoding SAM-dependent methyltransferase → MKKPNRRSSAECYDYPQYWDLAFRDETLFEADFVESAAEKYAQIPLQTVLEPGCGGGRLMVELAKRGYQVVGFDRSQPSVRYVQQRLRRRNLPGKVFVGDMTDFRLAEPVDCVVNLVNTFRHLTTEKAALAHLQQVATALQPGGIFLLGFHLIPLDADPDCTERSTARHGQTKVTLTLRVVDFNRRKRLERIRFNLRVKSGQRDRKLQSEYDYRLYTHKQFLSLLAKVPELELCETYDFNYDIDDPVPLDDQLSDAVFVLRKQSG, encoded by the coding sequence ATGAAGAAGCCGAATAGGCGATCCTCGGCCGAGTGCTACGATTATCCGCAGTATTGGGACCTCGCGTTTCGCGACGAAACGTTATTTGAAGCCGACTTTGTGGAGTCGGCCGCCGAAAAATACGCGCAAATTCCGCTGCAAACCGTCCTGGAGCCTGGCTGCGGTGGAGGTCGTTTGATGGTCGAACTGGCCAAACGCGGCTACCAGGTCGTCGGATTCGATCGAAGCCAACCGTCCGTTCGCTACGTGCAACAACGCTTGCGACGTCGCAACCTGCCAGGGAAAGTTTTTGTGGGCGATATGACCGACTTTAGGCTGGCCGAGCCGGTCGATTGCGTCGTCAATTTGGTCAATACGTTTCGCCACCTGACCACCGAGAAAGCCGCGCTGGCCCATTTGCAACAAGTTGCGACAGCGCTTCAGCCGGGGGGAATCTTCCTGCTTGGCTTTCATCTGATCCCACTCGACGCCGATCCCGACTGTACCGAGCGATCGACCGCTCGGCATGGTCAAACCAAAGTGACGCTGACGCTGCGCGTCGTCGATTTCAATCGCCGCAAGCGACTCGAACGCATCCGCTTCAACCTACGCGTGAAGAGCGGCCAGCGGGATCGAAAGTTGCAATCCGAGTACGACTATCGTCTCTACACCCACAAACAGTTTCTCAGTCTGCTGGCCAAGGTCCCTGAGCTAGAGCTGTGCGAGACGTACGACTTCAACTACGACATCGACGATCCGGTTCCGCTGGATGATCAGTTGTCCGATGCGGTATTCGTGCTGCGGAAACAGAGCGGTTGA
- a CDS encoding heavy metal translocating P-type ATPase, whose translation MESKHHLEGIAKMAKDPICGMDVDPDHAISLERDGKTFYFCSEHCHTKFAAQSVVHAPEADDAEHLCCHGHDPQHAAHGDQLPQLSTGDPQKSSRSQSTAAYVCPMCPGVESDKPGSCPKCGMSLEKNPTAAKAKQKAIYTCPMHPEVEQDHPGSCPKCGMDLEKKDITADSDEHEDDELNDMTLRFWIATALALPVFVLAMGPMVGVPFHQWLGPAYAWVQLALSTPVVLWAGWPFFVRGGRSFVTGHLNMFTLIAVGTGAAYLYSVLGVLLPGMIPDAFKHEGQVEVYFEAASVIIALVLLGQVLELRARRKTSGAIRELIALAPPVAHRVRDGKETDVDLDDVQTGDLLRVRPGEKIPVDGRVTEGDSSVDESMLTGEPNPVKKSTGEEVIGGTVNGTGSFLMEAEKVGEETVLSHIVDMVANAQRSRAPIQRIADQVAGYFVPAVLGISLITFIVWAIARPEEPALAWALVNAVAVLIIACPCALGLATPMSIMVGVGRGAAEGVLIKDAEVLERLESVTAIVVDKTGTLTAGKPKLTEFEALEKLSPSGVLRMAAAVEQNSEHPLARSIVAGAEEQGIELPRVANFDSIPGGGVSGEVEGRQVLIGNALLLEERKIENAGAMNERVAELQSQGRTAMFVALDGKLAGLVAVADPIKDSTPEAIRQLHDLGLKVIMLTGDNERTAASVAQQLGIDDFTAEVRPEQKQQRVAQLKKEGYIVAMAGDGVNDAPALAAADVGVAMGAGSDVAIESAGVTLVKGDLRGIVRSVQLSRRTMQNIRQNLFFAFAYNVIGIPIAAGVLYPISAHLLLNPMIAAAAMSFSSVSVIANSLRLRSVKLD comes from the coding sequence ATGGAATCGAAGCATCACCTAGAAGGAATCGCAAAAATGGCGAAAGATCCGATCTGCGGAATGGATGTCGATCCCGACCACGCCATCAGTCTAGAGCGTGACGGGAAGACGTTTTACTTCTGCAGCGAGCACTGTCACACCAAGTTTGCGGCCCAGTCGGTTGTGCACGCTCCGGAAGCGGACGACGCCGAGCATTTGTGCTGTCACGGACATGATCCTCAACACGCGGCGCATGGTGACCAACTCCCACAACTGTCGACTGGTGATCCCCAAAAGTCATCCCGATCGCAATCGACCGCCGCGTACGTTTGTCCGATGTGCCCTGGCGTCGAAAGCGACAAGCCGGGGAGTTGCCCCAAGTGCGGCATGTCGCTGGAGAAAAATCCGACGGCGGCCAAGGCTAAACAGAAGGCGATCTATACCTGTCCGATGCATCCCGAGGTAGAGCAAGATCACCCTGGCTCGTGCCCCAAGTGCGGGATGGACTTGGAAAAAAAGGATATCACGGCCGACAGCGATGAGCACGAAGATGATGAACTAAACGACATGACGCTGCGGTTTTGGATCGCCACCGCGTTGGCCTTGCCGGTCTTTGTACTGGCGATGGGACCGATGGTGGGCGTGCCGTTTCATCAGTGGCTGGGACCGGCTTACGCCTGGGTGCAGTTGGCGCTGAGCACCCCGGTCGTGCTATGGGCAGGCTGGCCGTTTTTTGTAAGAGGCGGTCGATCGTTTGTGACTGGTCACTTGAACATGTTCACGCTGATCGCGGTCGGTACCGGCGCCGCCTATTTGTATAGCGTGCTCGGCGTGCTGTTACCTGGCATGATCCCCGACGCGTTTAAACATGAAGGGCAAGTCGAAGTTTATTTTGAAGCAGCTTCGGTAATTATTGCGCTGGTGCTGCTGGGGCAAGTCTTGGAACTGCGCGCACGCCGAAAGACGAGCGGCGCGATCCGCGAGTTGATCGCACTCGCGCCGCCGGTGGCGCATCGCGTGCGTGACGGAAAGGAAACGGACGTCGATCTCGACGACGTGCAAACCGGCGATCTATTGCGTGTTCGCCCCGGCGAAAAGATCCCCGTCGACGGGCGCGTGACGGAAGGGGATAGCAGCGTTGACGAATCGATGCTGACCGGCGAACCGAACCCGGTGAAGAAGTCGACCGGCGAAGAAGTGATCGGCGGCACGGTCAACGGAACGGGATCGTTTTTGATGGAAGCGGAAAAAGTGGGCGAAGAGACCGTCTTGTCGCATATCGTTGACATGGTCGCCAACGCCCAACGCAGCCGTGCGCCGATCCAACGCATCGCCGATCAGGTCGCTGGTTACTTCGTTCCGGCGGTGTTGGGGATTTCGTTGATCACATTTATCGTCTGGGCGATTGCTCGTCCTGAAGAGCCGGCGCTGGCCTGGGCTTTGGTGAACGCGGTGGCGGTGCTCATCATCGCATGTCCCTGTGCGCTCGGACTGGCGACGCCGATGTCGATCATGGTCGGAGTTGGTCGCGGAGCGGCCGAAGGAGTGCTGATCAAAGATGCCGAGGTGCTGGAGCGACTCGAAAGCGTCACCGCGATCGTGGTTGATAAAACCGGTACGCTGACTGCCGGCAAGCCGAAGCTGACCGAATTTGAAGCGCTCGAAAAACTCTCCCCCAGCGGCGTCTTACGCATGGCTGCCGCCGTCGAACAAAACAGCGAACATCCGTTGGCGCGCTCGATTGTCGCCGGCGCCGAGGAACAGGGAATCGAGCTTCCCCGCGTCGCCAACTTTGACTCAATCCCCGGTGGTGGAGTCAGCGGTGAAGTCGAAGGACGCCAAGTGTTGATCGGCAACGCCTTGCTGCTCGAAGAACGAAAAATCGAAAATGCCGGCGCGATGAACGAGCGCGTCGCCGAGTTGCAGAGTCAAGGAAGGACGGCGATGTTCGTCGCGCTCGACGGCAAACTGGCCGGACTAGTCGCCGTCGCCGATCCGATCAAAGATTCGACCCCCGAGGCGATTCGTCAATTGCATGACCTAGGGCTGAAGGTGATCATGTTGACCGGTGACAACGAGCGGACCGCCGCGTCGGTCGCCCAACAGCTGGGAATTGACGACTTTACCGCTGAGGTTCGCCCTGAACAGAAACAGCAACGCGTCGCTCAGTTGAAGAAGGAGGGCTACATCGTCGCGATGGCCGGTGACGGCGTGAACGATGCGCCAGCCCTTGCCGCGGCTGATGTCGGAGTCGCAATGGGCGCCGGATCGGATGTTGCGATCGAATCTGCCGGCGTGACGCTGGTCAAAGGAGACCTGCGAGGAATCGTCCGGAGCGTGCAACTAAGTCGTCGCACGATGCAGAACATCCGTCAGAATTTGTTCTTCGCATTCGCCTACAACGTGATCGGAATTCCGATCGCGGCCGGCGTGCTCTATCCTATCTCGGCCCACCTGCTGCTCAACCCGATGATCGCGGCTGCGGCGATGAGCTTTAGTTCGGTCTCAGTGATCGCGAATTCGTTGCGACTGAGAAGCGTGAAGCTGGACTAG
- a CDS encoding PAS domain S-box protein produces the protein MPDEYRILIIEDERSHAILMSRAFNTFSTQFEVVIAASLAEARAEIAQRCPDLALVDNMLPDGRGVEMLSHRRPEDQQFPIVVMTSYGDERTAVEALKRGAIDYVVKTEHFFSELPRIAERAIRQWQLICDKRDAELALRNSERRYRALVDNSPVPILVHSMEKVVLANEKAVECLGANTDSDLIGRPIEDFIVPDEREFVRGRIALLYAGQSTMAVEQHMQRVDGGIIDVSVAGTPIDYHGNPACQIVFLDITERKRAELALRVRDRAIASATNGVFIVGLSEIEPQIVYGNPALEAMLGVAPGKLEGESLDFFLADPREAEQLRQLQSGLRRGIAMQETLRLARAGGEFGWCEISIAPVRDEKGIATHVVGVVNDISEKIRADDELRRRNMELAHVARLSTLGEIVAGIAHEVNQPLYAISNYGSTCANLLKSEREDREQNIAHCIGRIVDQATRAGEIIRRLRNFASRTEPKLENREVRELIHDSVELIAPMIRDNDVFVRYDVPEHMPTVDVDAIQIQQVLINLITNACEAMKSVPGHRIVYVSAQVKEEMIEFGVRDSGPGLPGEVDIFEAFRTTKDGGMGMGLAISRSIIELHGGKIWCQPSSEGAEFRFTLPIATEGTEVENALDTNRVHH, from the coding sequence GTGCCCGACGAATACCGCATCTTGATCATCGAAGATGAACGTTCTCATGCGATTCTGATGAGTCGGGCGTTTAACACGTTCTCTACGCAATTCGAGGTAGTTATCGCCGCGTCACTAGCGGAGGCGCGAGCCGAAATCGCCCAACGCTGTCCTGATTTGGCGTTGGTCGACAACATGCTGCCCGACGGTCGCGGAGTGGAGATGTTGTCGCATCGTCGCCCTGAAGACCAGCAGTTTCCGATCGTCGTGATGACCAGCTACGGCGACGAGCGCACAGCGGTCGAGGCGCTGAAACGCGGCGCGATTGATTATGTGGTGAAGACTGAGCATTTCTTCTCCGAACTGCCCCGCATCGCCGAACGCGCTATACGCCAATGGCAATTGATCTGCGACAAGCGAGACGCCGAATTGGCGCTGCGCAACAGCGAACGACGCTATCGAGCGTTGGTCGACAATTCACCGGTGCCGATATTGGTCCATAGCATGGAAAAAGTCGTGCTGGCCAACGAGAAAGCGGTCGAGTGTCTAGGCGCCAACACCGATAGCGATCTCATTGGACGCCCGATCGAAGATTTTATTGTGCCGGACGAGCGTGAATTTGTTCGCGGACGGATTGCGCTGCTGTACGCCGGCCAGTCGACGATGGCGGTCGAACAGCACATGCAGCGCGTTGACGGCGGCATTATCGACGTTTCGGTCGCCGGAACGCCGATCGATTATCATGGCAATCCTGCTTGCCAGATCGTCTTTCTCGACATCACCGAGCGCAAGCGGGCCGAACTTGCGCTGCGAGTTCGCGATCGGGCGATCGCGTCGGCGACCAATGGAGTCTTCATTGTCGGCCTATCCGAAATCGAACCGCAAATCGTATATGGCAATCCGGCCCTCGAGGCGATGCTCGGCGTCGCGCCTGGCAAGTTAGAAGGAGAGAGTCTGGATTTCTTCCTGGCGGATCCGCGCGAAGCCGAACAGCTGCGGCAGTTGCAAAGCGGACTTCGTCGAGGAATCGCAATGCAAGAGACCCTTCGTCTGGCTCGCGCCGGAGGAGAATTCGGTTGGTGTGAAATCTCCATCGCGCCGGTTCGTGACGAAAAAGGAATCGCGACGCATGTCGTCGGCGTGGTGAATGACATTTCGGAAAAAATAAGGGCCGATGACGAATTGCGTCGGCGCAACATGGAACTCGCCCACGTCGCTCGTCTTAGCACGTTGGGGGAAATTGTGGCCGGCATTGCGCACGAAGTAAATCAGCCGCTCTATGCGATTTCAAACTACGGCAGCACCTGCGCCAATCTGTTAAAATCGGAGCGCGAGGATCGCGAACAGAATATCGCCCATTGCATTGGCCGCATCGTGGATCAGGCGACCCGCGCCGGCGAAATCATTCGCCGTTTGCGCAATTTCGCCAGCCGCACCGAGCCGAAGTTGGAGAATCGTGAAGTCCGCGAATTGATCCATGATTCGGTCGAGCTAATCGCCCCCATGATTCGGGACAACGACGTGTTCGTACGGTACGATGTGCCGGAACATATGCCGACGGTCGACGTGGATGCGATTCAGATTCAACAGGTTTTGATCAACCTGATCACGAACGCCTGTGAAGCGATGAAATCGGTGCCGGGGCACCGGATCGTCTACGTTAGCGCGCAAGTCAAAGAGGAGATGATCGAGTTTGGCGTGCGAGATTCGGGGCCCGGTCTCCCAGGCGAAGTCGACATTTTTGAAGCGTTCCGCACGACGAAAGATGGCGGAATGGGAATGGGTTTAGCAATTTCACGCTCGATCATCGAGCTTCATGGCGGTAAGATTTGGTGCCAGCCGTCCAGCGAAGGGGCGGAGTTCCGTTTTACATTGCCGATCGCAACTGAAGGTACGGAAGTAGAAAATGCCCTCGACACCAACCGTGTTCATCATTGA